One window of Nostoc sp. C052 genomic DNA carries:
- a CDS encoding SDR family NAD(P)-dependent oxidoreductase, producing MQLNNHSQVLTNPNNKNFIYKKIEVAIRSSLIVDDCVVIERQTQNLNQELVAYVVPSGLFAPEQLLSLLQTILPSELIPTVIVPVSTIPLTDTGEVDEATLTSIEVIDSDLVFRIEEQLESLPEIERVAVVAEPTARIIHPLHLEDLLNETQAFASDNSQQNIQTNTSNQTIENTNSGLSKKLAISYGEPLQFSQNAPKTLGELLQRSAESSTKGIIYIQPDGSEKVQSYRELWQDAQRILAGLRKLGIKPQDKVIFQLEDNQDFICAFWACVLGGFVPVPVSIASTYESVNTTASKLQNTWQMLGKPLVLTSVSLASKIDGFFRLLNIENFQVATVGNLRECEPDFKLHQSQLEDLAILFLTSGSTGIPKYVMLNHRNLLSMTNGFIVMGGFSHQDSVLNWMPLDHVGALVSLSLLAVNLGCQQIHVPTSLIVENPLKWLDLIDHHQATISWSPNFAFSLICDRTSDIRQKHWDLSSMRFIINAGEPIVTKVARNFLKLLRPYSLPSNAIHPAFGMCETASGITYSNSFSLESTSDDTSFVELGLPIAGASVRIVDENKQIVTENKIGHLQVKGASVSSGYYQNPQENQEAFTSDGWFNTGDLGFLHEGHLTITGRQKDVIIINGLNYYCHEIEAAVEELPGIEVSYTAACAVRQAGINTDKVVIFFNTSISDDASLVTLLKEIRAKVVNKVGINPDYLIPIAQEIIPKTAIGKIQRSQLSQRFNAGEFKSIIKQIDILLGNANTIPNWFYRQVWQPKSPITFNPSLTVINFTLVFLDSFGLGAYLCQILSESDLPYITISSGEDFCKINRSHYTITPQKAKDYQLLFESLAADNIIIGQILHLWTYDKYIGEVKSLDALEQAQEYGIYSLLFLVQALAKVQGDDNSIQLLFISSHIQSISSSEKIAYEKSTILGLLKTIPQELPWLNSRHIDLPFAEVEKNGAYILQEMQVSSKEREVAYRNGQRFVPRLEKVDWANEPLSPIPFKQGGTYLITGGLGGVGIQIARYLLKYYRARLLLVGRTSIPEKSTWNTHLDKEDAIAQRLKAYQELEQLGGEIIYEAVDICDLKQLQIIVEKAKSRWGKNLDGIIHLAGTFHEQLVLEETQQSLTKVLCPKVLGAWALHQLVKDNKGSIFINFSSAHGFFGSTSVGAYAAANGFLDRFCDYQNSNSELASYCFAWSMWNETGMSQGYQMKNLIRAKGFYVMSSSQAISSMLASLQHQPAHLLIGLDGSNQNIQRWQSQAFSLQKLAAYFTTTSSDNIVKLPDLLFQDRFGNSCTCNLVKLNEMPLTLSGAIDKNKLVRQFIYQKTDTHVAPRNDIEQQIAEIWQQVLGRPFFSIQDNFFELGGNSLLGTQVISRLRDTFFIDLPLQSLFKFPTVAELACNMQIAQFITKNEDALINDLEKEYEEGYL from the coding sequence ATGCAGTTAAATAATCATAGTCAAGTTTTAACAAATCCAAATAATAAAAATTTTATCTATAAAAAAATAGAAGTTGCTATCCGGTCAAGTTTAATTGTAGATGATTGTGTAGTTATAGAAAGACAAACACAAAACTTAAACCAGGAGTTAGTTGCTTATGTAGTACCATCAGGTTTATTTGCGCCAGAACAATTGTTGTCTCTCCTGCAAACAATTCTGCCTAGCGAATTGATACCCACAGTAATTGTACCAGTCTCTACTATACCCCTAACAGATACAGGGGAGGTAGATGAAGCTACTTTAACTTCTATAGAAGTTATTGATTCTGACTTAGTGTTTCGCATAGAAGAGCAATTAGAATCATTGCCAGAAATTGAACGTGTTGCGGTTGTTGCTGAACCAACAGCTAGAATTATTCATCCTTTGCATTTAGAGGATTTGCTAAACGAGACTCAAGCGTTTGCGTCTGACAATAGCCAACAAAATATACAAACAAACACATCTAACCAAACGATAGAAAATACAAATTCTGGCTTGTCGAAAAAGCTAGCTATTAGTTACGGAGAACCTTTACAATTCTCCCAAAATGCTCCCAAAACTTTAGGAGAATTGCTGCAACGATCTGCTGAAAGTTCAACGAAAGGTATTATCTATATTCAACCTGATGGCAGCGAGAAAGTTCAATCTTATAGAGAATTATGGCAGGATGCCCAACGAATTTTAGCTGGATTGAGAAAGTTAGGGATAAAACCTCAAGATAAAGTAATTTTTCAATTAGAAGATAATCAAGATTTTATTTGTGCTTTTTGGGCTTGTGTGCTTGGCGGCTTTGTTCCAGTACCAGTATCCATCGCCTCTACCTACGAGTCAGTTAACACAACCGCAAGCAAATTACAAAATACTTGGCAGATGCTAGGGAAACCTCTTGTACTGACGAGTGTTTCTCTAGCTTCTAAAATTGATGGTTTTTTCAGGCTTTTAAATATAGAAAACTTTCAAGTTGCAACTGTTGGTAATTTGCGTGAGTGTGAACCGGATTTCAAATTACATCAAAGTCAGCTAGAGGATCTAGCAATTTTGTTTTTGACTTCTGGAAGCACTGGTATACCCAAGTATGTGATGTTGAATCATCGCAACTTGTTGAGTATGACCAATGGCTTTATTGTCATGGGTGGTTTTTCCCATCAAGACAGTGTTTTAAACTGGATGCCTTTGGATCATGTAGGCGCACTAGTTTCTCTCAGTCTCTTGGCTGTTAATTTAGGTTGCCAACAAATTCATGTGCCTACTAGCTTGATTGTAGAAAATCCACTTAAGTGGCTAGATTTGATCGATCATCATCAAGCTACGATTAGTTGGTCTCCCAATTTTGCCTTTTCTTTAATCTGCGATCGCACGAGTGATATTCGCCAAAAACACTGGGATTTATCATCGATGCGTTTTATTATCAACGCTGGCGAACCCATTGTCACTAAAGTAGCTAGGAATTTTTTAAAGCTGCTTCGTCCATACAGTTTACCAAGTAACGCGATTCATCCAGCCTTTGGGATGTGTGAAACTGCTTCTGGTATTACTTACTCTAATAGTTTTTCTCTAGAATCTACATCAGATGATACTTCATTTGTAGAATTGGGTTTGCCAATTGCTGGTGCTTCAGTACGTATTGTTGATGAAAATAAACAAATAGTTACAGAAAATAAGATTGGTCATCTACAGGTCAAAGGTGCATCGGTGAGTTCTGGTTACTATCAGAATCCCCAGGAAAACCAAGAAGCTTTTACTTCTGATGGCTGGTTTAATACTGGAGATTTAGGATTTCTTCACGAAGGACATTTAACTATTACTGGACGGCAAAAAGATGTAATTATCATTAATGGACTCAACTACTACTGTCACGAAATCGAAGCCGCCGTTGAAGAACTCCCAGGAATAGAAGTCTCTTATACAGCTGCTTGTGCAGTTAGACAAGCAGGAATCAACACTGATAAAGTTGTTATCTTTTTCAATACTTCTATTTCCGATGATGCCAGTTTAGTAACTCTCCTCAAAGAAATTCGTGCCAAAGTCGTCAATAAAGTAGGAATAAATCCAGATTATCTGATTCCCATAGCTCAGGAAATTATTCCAAAAACAGCTATTGGTAAAATTCAACGCTCTCAACTTAGTCAGCGTTTTAATGCAGGTGAGTTTAAATCAATTATTAAACAAATTGATATATTACTAGGTAACGCTAATACTATTCCCAACTGGTTTTACCGTCAAGTTTGGCAGCCCAAATCTCCGATTACTTTTAATCCTTCTTTAACTGTTATTAATTTCACTTTAGTATTTTTAGATTCATTCGGCTTAGGTGCATATTTATGTCAAATCTTGTCAGAGTCTGACCTGCCATATATAACTATTTCATCTGGAGAAGATTTTTGCAAAATCAATCGCTCACACTACACAATTACTCCACAAAAAGCCAAGGACTACCAACTTTTATTTGAATCACTAGCAGCAGATAATATTATCATTGGGCAGATACTTCACCTCTGGACTTATGACAAGTATATTGGCGAAGTCAAAAGCCTTGATGCTCTCGAACAAGCACAAGAATATGGAATATACAGTTTATTGTTCCTGGTTCAAGCCTTAGCCAAAGTTCAAGGTGATGATAATTCTATTCAATTACTATTTATTTCTTCTCATATCCAATCCATTTCCTCATCTGAGAAAATAGCTTATGAAAAATCAACAATACTGGGGTTGCTGAAAACTATTCCTCAAGAATTACCTTGGTTAAACAGTCGTCACATCGATTTACCTTTCGCTGAAGTTGAAAAAAATGGAGCCTATATCTTACAAGAGATGCAGGTTTCCTCAAAAGAACGAGAAGTGGCTTACAGAAATGGGCAGCGTTTCGTTCCTCGTTTAGAAAAAGTGGATTGGGCAAACGAACCATTATCACCAATTCCCTTTAAGCAAGGAGGAACTTATTTAATCACTGGAGGACTAGGAGGAGTAGGTATCCAGATTGCGCGGTATTTACTGAAATATTACCGAGCTAGGCTACTGTTAGTTGGCAGAACTTCAATACCTGAAAAAAGTACTTGGAATACTCATCTAGACAAGGAAGATGCTATTGCACAACGCTTGAAAGCTTATCAAGAACTAGAACAGCTTGGAGGAGAAATAATTTACGAAGCTGTTGATATCTGTGACTTAAAACAGTTGCAGATAATAGTTGAAAAAGCTAAATCCCGATGGGGTAAAAATCTGGATGGGATAATTCATTTAGCCGGAACTTTTCATGAGCAGCTTGTACTTGAAGAGACTCAACAAAGTTTAACAAAAGTGCTGTGTCCTAAAGTATTGGGTGCTTGGGCGCTGCATCAATTGGTAAAAGATAATAAGGGCAGCATTTTTATCAACTTTTCTTCGGCACATGGTTTTTTTGGCAGCACATCTGTCGGAGCTTATGCTGCTGCCAATGGGTTTCTCGATCGCTTTTGTGATTACCAAAATTCCAACAGTGAATTAGCGAGCTATTGTTTTGCTTGGAGTATGTGGAATGAAACAGGCATGAGCCAGGGATATCAGATGAAGAATCTCATTCGTGCCAAAGGTTTTTATGTTATGTCTTCCTCTCAAGCAATATCTTCAATGCTTGCAAGCTTACAACATCAGCCAGCGCATCTCTTGATAGGTTTAGATGGCAGCAACCAAAACATTCAACGTTGGCAGTCTCAAGCCTTTAGTTTGCAGAAATTAGCTGCATATTTTACTACTACTAGCAGTGACAATATTGTTAAATTACCAGACTTGCTCTTTCAAGACCGCTTTGGAAATTCCTGCACTTGCAATTTAGTAAAGCTCAACGAAATGCCCTTAACTCTGAGCGGTGCAATTGATAAAAACAAATTAGTTCGACAATTTATCTATCAGAAAACAGACACTCATGTAGCACCAAGAAATGATATAGAACAACAGATTGCTGAAATTTGGCAACAAGTTTTGGGAAGGCCATTTTTTAGTATTCAAGACAACTTCTTTGAATTGGGAGGAAATTCCCTCTTGGGGACACAGGTAATTTCTCGGTTACGCGATACTTTCTTTATTGATTTGCCTTTACAAAGTTTATTTAAATTTCCTACTGTAGCTGAGTTAGCTTGTAATATGCAAATAGCACAATTTATAACAAAAAACGAAGATGCACTTATTAATGACCTAGAAAAAGAGTACGAAGAAGGATATTTATAA